From Apium graveolens cultivar Ventura chromosome 9, ASM990537v1, whole genome shotgun sequence, the proteins below share one genomic window:
- the LOC141684658 gene encoding CASP-like protein 4A3 isoform X1, which produces MDKQQNFRQQKNSPPPPYDSSISSSSPSSLSHDGEGPEHSLHRSPTPQQESSSSIKHPTKTRRDDELLKKVNLWFRVFGFLFCLISFSIMAADRNKGWTLDSFHRYIEFRYCLTVNVIGFMYSALQGTDLAYQLFSSAGKLHVSASHLRYIIDFAADQILAYLLLSSSSSAATRVEDWKSNWGKDKFPNMANASVAVSFMAFVSLASSSLVSGYTICT; this is translated from the exons ATGGACAAGCAGCAGAATTTCCGACAACAAAAAAACTCTCCTCCTCCGCCATATGACTCATCCAtatcttcttcttctccttcatctCTTAGTCACGACGGAGAAGGACCTGAACACAGTTTACACCGCTCACCAACTCCGCAACAAGAAAGTAGTAGTAGTATAAAGCATCCGACAAAAACAAGAAGGGATGATGAGCTGCTTAAGAAGGTGAATTTATGGTTTCGAGTTTTCGGGTTTCTGTTTTGTTTGATTTCATTTTCCATAATGGCTGCTGATCGTAATAAAGGCTGGACTCTAGACTCGTTTCATCGTTATATTGAATTTAG GTACTGTTTGACGGTGAATGTGATAGGATTTATGTACTCGGCTTTACAAGGAACTGATCTTGCTTACCAGTTATTCTCCTCTGCTGGTAAACTTCATGTTTCCGCCTCTCATCTCCGTTATATTATTGATTTTGCCGCTGATCAG ATTTTGGCCTATCTTCTACTGTCGTCTTCGTCGTCAGCAGCGACAAGAGTTGAGGACTGGAAATCTAACTGGGGCAAAGACAAGTTTCCGAATATGGCTAATGCATCTGTGGCAGTTTCTTTTATGGCATTTGTGTCCTTGGCCTCTAGCTCTCTTGTCTCTGGTTATACAATATGCACTTAA
- the LOC141684658 gene encoding CASP-like protein 4A2 isoform X2: protein MDKQQNFRQQKNSPPPPYDSSISSSSPSSLSHDGEGPEHSLHRSPTPQQESSSSIKHPTKTRRDDELLKKVNLWFRVFGFLFCLISFSIMAADRNKGWTLDSFHRYIEFRYCLTVNVIGFMYSALQGTDLAYQLFSSADFGLSSTVVFVVSSDKS, encoded by the exons ATGGACAAGCAGCAGAATTTCCGACAACAAAAAAACTCTCCTCCTCCGCCATATGACTCATCCAtatcttcttcttctccttcatctCTTAGTCACGACGGAGAAGGACCTGAACACAGTTTACACCGCTCACCAACTCCGCAACAAGAAAGTAGTAGTAGTATAAAGCATCCGACAAAAACAAGAAGGGATGATGAGCTGCTTAAGAAGGTGAATTTATGGTTTCGAGTTTTCGGGTTTCTGTTTTGTTTGATTTCATTTTCCATAATGGCTGCTGATCGTAATAAAGGCTGGACTCTAGACTCGTTTCATCGTTATATTGAATTTAG GTACTGTTTGACGGTGAATGTGATAGGATTTATGTACTCGGCTTTACAAGGAACTGATCTTGCTTACCAGTTATTCTCCTCTGCTG ATTTTGGCCTATCTTCTACTGTCGTCTTCGTCGTCAGCAGCGACAAGAGTTGA